In the genome of Triticum urartu cultivar G1812 chromosome 5, Tu2.1, whole genome shotgun sequence, one region contains:
- the LOC125506444 gene encoding stem 28 kDa glycoprotein-like yields the protein MAMARTTTLLLIVAAALLAASCGAWEMNIGMPGTVAAVDDAVVAPLIHALRPLLGSGSHAGMACDSWRLGVEAYNVRDWKTVPASCEGYVGHYMVGDHYRRDSKVVVDQAIAYVDSLKLAGNGKEVWVFDVDETTLSNLPYYAKHGFGATPFNVTRFNAYAQEGSAPALPETKRLYNKLLSVGIKPVILTGRAEYLRASTATNLRRQGYSGWMNLLLKAPGFKGSSVAFKSGEKQKLQDAGYIIVGNIGDQWSDIIGAPDGARTFKLPDPMYYIG from the exons ATGGCAATGGCTAGGACGACGACGCTCCTCCTCATCGTCGCCGCGGCTCTCCTCGCGGCCTCATGCGGCGCGTGGGAGATGAACATCGGGATGCCGGGGACGGTGGCGGCCGTGGACGATGCCGTGGTGGCGCCGCTCATTCACGCGCTGCGGCCGCTGCTGGGCTCCGGCAGCcacgccggcatggcgtgcgacAGCTGGCGGCTGGGCGTGGAGGCTTACAACGTGCGGGACTGGAAGACGGTGCCCGCCAGCTGCGAGGGCTACGTCGGCCACTACATGGTCGGCGACCACTACCGCCGGGACTCCAAGGTCGTCGTGGACCAGGCCATCGCCTACGTCGACAGCCTCAAGCTCGCCGGCAACGGCAAGGAGGTGTGGGTCTTCGACGTCGACGAGACCACCCTCTCTAACCTCCCCTACTATGCCAAGCACGGCTTCGG GGCTACGCCATTCAACGTGACACGCTTCAACGCATACGCGCAGGAAGGGAGCGCGCCGGCGCTGCCCGAGACGAAGCGGTTGTACAACAAGCTGTTGTCGGTCGGCATCAAGCCCGTGATCCTCACCGGTCGGGCCGAGTACCTGAGGGCCTCCACCGCCACAAACCTCCGCCGCCAAGGCTACTCTGGGTGGATGAACCTGCTGCTGAAGGCGCCTGGCTTCAAGGGCTCCTCGGTGGCCTTCAAGTCCGGCGAGAAGCAGAAGCTGCAGGACGCCGGTTACATCATTGTCGGCAACATCGGCGACCAGTGGAGCGACATCATTGGTGCGCCCGACGGCGCCCGCACCTTCAAGCTTCCCGACCCCATGTACTACATCGGCTAG